The following proteins are co-located in the Heptranchias perlo isolate sHepPer1 chromosome 30, sHepPer1.hap1, whole genome shotgun sequence genome:
- the LOC137300215 gene encoding receptor tyrosine-protein kinase erbB-2-like isoform X1 — MARDPPRYVVIQGDEQMVLQSPTDSKFYRTLLEDEDLQDLIDAEEYLVPHLGFFTTQPCTNYKSRMTSSRNGTSVPEVDGPGTAAAQSPSLACGTSHQLTAAFTESYADAEASECKGMPSCLPREDSVVQRYSSDPTAHLNNEGEDELDVDSYISLDPDPTGADYVNQPEETASPARAGRPELVARSSTGSHSGNGPLIPKTPFRNTVENPEYLTHQSLGSGDNEPAFDNPDYWGQDPQPRPEQLKSQCLIPLTPLSTPSNGYIRVATAENPEYLGLLEAGNV, encoded by the exons ATGGCCAGAGACCCTCCCCGATATGTGGTCATCCAG GGTGATGAGCAGATGGTCCTTCAGAGCCCCACTGACAGTAAGTTCTACCGCACCCTGCTGGAGGACGAGGACCTGCAGGACCTGATCGACGCAGAAGAATATCTGGTACCGCATCTGGGATTTTTCACCACTCAGCCCTGCACCAATTACAAGAGCAGAATGACATCTTCCAGA AATGGGACGAGTGTCCCAGAGGTGGACGGTCCCGGGACAGCAGCTgcacagagccccagcctggcctGCGGCACCTCGCACCAGCTCACCGCTGCCTTCACAGAGTCTTATGCTGATGCCGAGGCTTCGGAATGTAAAGGAATGCCCAGCTGTCTCCCCCGAGAGGACAGTGTTGTTCAGCGGTATAGCTCTGATCCCACTGCGCATCTGAACAATGAGGGAGAGGATGAGCTGGACGTGGACAGTTACATCTCACTGGACCCTGACCCTACAGGAGCAG ATTACGTAAACCAGCCGGAAGAAACCGCGTCTCCTGCCCGAGCTGGAAGACCCGAGTTAGTCGCTCGGAGCAGCACCGGGAGTCACTCCGGGAACGGCCCCCTGATCCCAAAGACTCCATTCAGAAACACTGTGGAAAATCCCGAATACCTGACTCACCAGAGCCTGGGGTCAGGGGACAATGAACCGGCCTTCGATAATCCTGATTACTGGGGCCAGGATCCCCAGCCCAGGCCAGAGCAGCTCAAGTCTCAGTGTCtgatccctctcactcccctgtCCACACCATCCAATGGGTACATTCGTGTTGCAACAGCAGAGAACCCCGAATACCTCGGACTGCTGGAAGCTGGCAACGTGTAG
- the LOC137300215 gene encoding epidermal growth factor receptor-like isoform X2, translated as MARDPPRYVVIQGDEQMVLQSPTDSKFYRTLLEDEDLQDLIDAEEYLNGTSVPEVDGPGTAAAQSPSLACGTSHQLTAAFTESYADAEASECKGMPSCLPREDSVVQRYSSDPTAHLNNEGEDELDVDSYISLDPDPTGADYVNQPEETASPARAGRPELVARSSTGSHSGNGPLIPKTPFRNTVENPEYLTHQSLGSGDNEPAFDNPDYWGQDPQPRPEQLKSQCLIPLTPLSTPSNGYIRVATAENPEYLGLLEAGNV; from the exons ATGGCCAGAGACCCTCCCCGATATGTGGTCATCCAG GGTGATGAGCAGATGGTCCTTCAGAGCCCCACTGACAGTAAGTTCTACCGCACCCTGCTGGAGGACGAGGACCTGCAGGACCTGATCGACGCAGAAGAATATCTG AATGGGACGAGTGTCCCAGAGGTGGACGGTCCCGGGACAGCAGCTgcacagagccccagcctggcctGCGGCACCTCGCACCAGCTCACCGCTGCCTTCACAGAGTCTTATGCTGATGCCGAGGCTTCGGAATGTAAAGGAATGCCCAGCTGTCTCCCCCGAGAGGACAGTGTTGTTCAGCGGTATAGCTCTGATCCCACTGCGCATCTGAACAATGAGGGAGAGGATGAGCTGGACGTGGACAGTTACATCTCACTGGACCCTGACCCTACAGGAGCAG ATTACGTAAACCAGCCGGAAGAAACCGCGTCTCCTGCCCGAGCTGGAAGACCCGAGTTAGTCGCTCGGAGCAGCACCGGGAGTCACTCCGGGAACGGCCCCCTGATCCCAAAGACTCCATTCAGAAACACTGTGGAAAATCCCGAATACCTGACTCACCAGAGCCTGGGGTCAGGGGACAATGAACCGGCCTTCGATAATCCTGATTACTGGGGCCAGGATCCCCAGCCCAGGCCAGAGCAGCTCAAGTCTCAGTGTCtgatccctctcactcccctgtCCACACCATCCAATGGGTACATTCGTGTTGCAACAGCAGAGAACCCCGAATACCTCGGACTGCTGGAAGCTGGCAACGTGTAG
- the mreg gene encoding melanoregulin isoform X1, which produces MGQQRPGEVIGMWKRVWAITKGYFDTLLYFAQEAQRRRAEETNLWSEPHDTSHMERDDDRELYNLLQKRSKTRRGSKGYRRLSFDIHAARQERRDILGKWKMILESLGFLEESNWLLNVTSTTLYSSMKSAPEAKKLLDMLAQETSMFDNKMPAERYIFVLDRLITLDAAEDFVLKAKSYYPRELSPESESETQPQDSGPVLIKKTNESDSVMDEELGEVDEDAVLARSLD; this is translated from the exons ATGGGGCAGCAGAGGCCCGGTGAGGTTATTGGAATGTGGAAGAGAGTGTGGGCAATAACCAAAGGTTATTT CGACACGTTGCTATATTTTGCCCAAGAAGCTCAGCGCAGAAGAGCTGAAGAAACAAACTTGTGGAGTGAGCCCCACGACACATCCCACATGGAGAGAGATGATGACCGGGAACTTTACAACTTGCTGCAGAAACGGTCCAAAACACGGCGAGGCTCCAAG GGCTACCGGCGGCTCAGTTTTGACATTCATGCAGCTCGTCAGGAACGGAGAGACATACTGGGGAAGTGGAAGATGATTTTAGAAAGCTTGG GATTCCTTGAGGAGTCCAACTGGCTCTTAAACGTGACGTCTACAACATTGTACAGCAGCATGAAGAGCGCCCCTGAAGCAAAGAAGCTGCTGGACATGCTGGCCCAGGAAACCTCGATGTTTGACAATAAAATGCCGGCTGAGAGATATATCTTTGTTCTG GACCGACTGATCACACTCGATGCTGCCGAGGACTTTGTCTTAAAGGCCAAGAGTtactaccccagagagctgagcccagagagtgagagcgagacccAGCCGCAGGATTCAGGCCCTGTTCTAATAAAGAAAACGAATGAGAGTGACTCGGTTATGGACGAGGAGCTGGGTGAGGTCGATGAAGATGCTGTCCTGGCGAGATCACTGGATTAG
- the LOC137300090 gene encoding von Willebrand factor C domain-containing protein 2-like, translating into MAVLRKLYCLLSVCLTLTQAAQPQSARVNDILSKGDTDYILPDYRGRGCIDENGFVFDVGERFYPTSTACPCVCTETGPVCRKPQCPRIPPRCIRVSYHSCCPQCVQLRNSCQYGGKMYRLFQEFWPSPCESCRCEANREVYCLTAECAPVHCVNPSYESNQCCPICKHGPNCFAGNTIIPAGVKVEIDGTTVCFCPYKDGSWEPQQQAICTARGRREAHHYTAMEGRHWEWAQGQ; encoded by the exons ATGGCAGTTTTGAGGAAGCTGTACTGCCTCCTGTCAGTGTGTCTGACACTAACTCAGGCAGCACAGCCCCAATCGGCCAGAGTcaatgacatcctttctaaaggcgACACTGACTACATTCTGCCGGATTATCGAGGGAGAGGCTGCATTGATGAGAATGGATTTGTGTTCGATGTCGGCGAGAGGTTTTATCCCACCTCGACAGCTTGTCCCTGTGTCTGCACCGAAACAGGTCCTGTGTGTCGGAAGCCGCAATGCCCCCGAATCCCCCCGAGGTGTATCCGTGTCAGTTATCACTCCTGCTGCCCACAGTGTGTGCAGCTCCGTAACTCCTGTCAATATGGAGGCAAGATGTACAGACTATTTCAGGAGTTCTGG CCATCTCCCTGCGAAAGCTGCCGATGTGAAGCTAACCGAGAGGTGTACTGTCTGACTGCAGAATGTGCTCCTGTCCATTGCGTCAATCCATCATATGAATCCAACCAGTGCTGTCCCATTTGCAAACACG GGCCCAACTGCTTTGCGGGAAACACCATTATCCCTGCTGGTGTTAAAGTGGAAATCGATGGAACGACCGTTTGTTTCTGCCCGTATAAGGATGGCTCCTGGGAACCCCAGCAGCAAGCAATCTGCACTGCACGCGGGAGGAGAGAAGCTCATCATTACACTGCAATGGAAGGCCGCCACTGGGAATGGGCACAGGGACAGTAA
- the mreg gene encoding melanoregulin isoform X2 → MGGRSVFYRICCSCCGADEPEEKTPIVSDTLLYFAQEAQRRRAEETNLWSEPHDTSHMERDDDRELYNLLQKRSKTRRGSKGYRRLSFDIHAARQERRDILGKWKMILESLGFLEESNWLLNVTSTTLYSSMKSAPEAKKLLDMLAQETSMFDNKMPAERYIFVLDRLITLDAAEDFVLKAKSYYPRELSPESESETQPQDSGPVLIKKTNESDSVMDEELGEVDEDAVLARSLD, encoded by the exons ATGGGGGGTAGGAGTGTGTTTTATCGTATATGCTGCTCGTGTTGTGGAGCAGATGAGCCGGAGGAGAAGACTCCAATCGTCAG CGACACGTTGCTATATTTTGCCCAAGAAGCTCAGCGCAGAAGAGCTGAAGAAACAAACTTGTGGAGTGAGCCCCACGACACATCCCACATGGAGAGAGATGATGACCGGGAACTTTACAACTTGCTGCAGAAACGGTCCAAAACACGGCGAGGCTCCAAG GGCTACCGGCGGCTCAGTTTTGACATTCATGCAGCTCGTCAGGAACGGAGAGACATACTGGGGAAGTGGAAGATGATTTTAGAAAGCTTGG GATTCCTTGAGGAGTCCAACTGGCTCTTAAACGTGACGTCTACAACATTGTACAGCAGCATGAAGAGCGCCCCTGAAGCAAAGAAGCTGCTGGACATGCTGGCCCAGGAAACCTCGATGTTTGACAATAAAATGCCGGCTGAGAGATATATCTTTGTTCTG GACCGACTGATCACACTCGATGCTGCCGAGGACTTTGTCTTAAAGGCCAAGAGTtactaccccagagagctgagcccagagagtgagagcgagacccAGCCGCAGGATTCAGGCCCTGTTCTAATAAAGAAAACGAATGAGAGTGACTCGGTTATGGACGAGGAGCTGGGTGAGGTCGATGAAGATGCTGTCCTGGCGAGATCACTGGATTAG